One stretch of Thermomicrobiales bacterium DNA includes these proteins:
- the dxs gene encoding 1-deoxy-D-xylulose-5-phosphate synthase, with protein sequence MHLEQVEGPESLKGLSVAELETLARQIRDEIYEVTSKNGGHFASNLGATDLILALHYVFNSPTDHIVFDVGHQAYPHKLVTGRYERFPTIRTEGGLSGFLQREESEHDAFGAGHASTSVSAALGMAAAHHLTGQPGRAVAVIGDGALTGGMAYEALNNAGSLGLPVIVVLNDNEMSIAPNVGAIPKYLNRVRTDERYNRAKDEFERLMDRLPRGELFVELGKRMKDSFKEFVYHTMIWEELGFTYIGPVDGHNIADLIEAFEQARQHDEPVFVHCVTAKGKGFDFAENDPFKHHAAKVVTAGNAPPQPPKYQDVFGETLAHLADDDQRIVAITAAMPDGTGLLPFAAAHPERFFDVGIAEQHAVTFAAGLATHGMRPVAAIYSTFLQRAYDQIVHDVCIQNLPVVFAMDRAGLVGDDGRTHHGVFDIPYLRCLPNMVVMAPKDEAELRNMLRTAVDYEGGPIALRYPRGSGTGVSITNEPHALPIGRGEIIRDGSDVALISYGTTALTAERAADALAEVGISAAVINARFVKPMDEELILKVARKTGAIVTIEEGAAMGGFGSAVLELLSREGVEIPTHVIGIPDHFFDHASQSALRKHAGLALDDVVAAAKDVAGRRVAVEANVTRS encoded by the coding sequence ATGCATCTCGAGCAAGTCGAAGGTCCAGAGTCGCTCAAGGGGCTCAGTGTCGCTGAGCTGGAGACGCTGGCACGGCAGATTCGCGACGAGATCTACGAAGTCACGAGCAAGAACGGCGGGCACTTCGCGTCGAACCTCGGCGCGACCGACCTCATCCTTGCTCTGCATTATGTCTTCAACTCACCGACCGACCACATCGTTTTCGATGTCGGCCATCAGGCGTATCCGCACAAGCTGGTCACTGGTCGCTACGAGCGCTTCCCAACGATTCGCACTGAGGGTGGCCTGTCCGGCTTCCTGCAGCGCGAAGAGAGCGAGCACGATGCGTTCGGTGCGGGCCATGCCAGCACCAGCGTCTCAGCCGCGCTCGGCATGGCCGCTGCCCACCACCTGACCGGCCAGCCCGGTCGCGCCGTCGCCGTCATTGGCGACGGTGCACTGACCGGCGGCATGGCTTACGAGGCGCTGAACAACGCAGGCAGCCTGGGTCTACCAGTCATCGTCGTGCTCAACGACAACGAGATGAGCATCGCGCCCAACGTCGGCGCGATCCCGAAGTACCTGAACCGCGTTCGCACCGACGAGCGGTACAACCGCGCCAAAGACGAGTTCGAGCGCCTGATGGATCGCCTGCCGCGCGGCGAGCTCTTCGTCGAGCTGGGCAAGCGCATGAAGGACTCGTTCAAGGAGTTCGTCTATCACACGATGATCTGGGAAGAGCTTGGCTTCACCTACATCGGACCGGTCGACGGACACAACATCGCTGACCTGATCGAGGCGTTCGAGCAGGCGCGCCAGCACGACGAGCCGGTCTTCGTCCACTGCGTCACAGCCAAGGGCAAGGGCTTCGATTTTGCCGAGAACGATCCGTTCAAGCACCACGCCGCCAAGGTCGTCACCGCCGGCAACGCCCCACCACAGCCGCCAAAGTATCAGGATGTGTTCGGCGAAACGCTGGCGCATCTGGCCGACGACGATCAACGCATCGTCGCCATCACCGCCGCCATGCCGGACGGCACCGGCCTGCTGCCGTTCGCAGCCGCGCACCCGGAGCGCTTCTTCGACGTCGGCATCGCCGAGCAGCACGCGGTCACGTTCGCGGCTGGTCTGGCGACGCACGGCATGCGCCCGGTCGCGGCGATCTACTCGACCTTCCTGCAGCGCGCCTACGACCAGATCGTCCACGATGTCTGCATTCAGAACCTGCCGGTCGTCTTCGCAATGGATCGCGCCGGTCTGGTTGGCGACGACGGTCGCACGCACCACGGCGTGTTCGACATCCCGTACTTGCGTTGCCTGCCGAACATGGTCGTCATGGCACCGAAGGACGAGGCCGAGCTGCGCAACATGCTGCGCACCGCCGTCGATTACGAAGGCGGCCCGATCGCGCTGCGCTACCCGCGCGGTTCCGGCACCGGCGTCTCGATCACTAACGAGCCGCACGCCCTGCCGATCGGTCGCGGCGAAATCATCCGCGACGGCTCCGATGTCGCCCTGATTTCCTACGGCACAACCGCGCTGACCGCCGAGCGAGCCGCCGATGCGCTCGCCGAAGTCGGCATCTCGGCTGCCGTCATCAACGCCCGCTTTGTCAAGCCGATGGATGAAGAGCTCATCCTGAAGGTCGCTCGCAAGACTGGCGCAATCGTGACCATCGAAGAAGGCGCGGCGATGGGTGGCTTCGGTTCGGCCGTGCTGGAGCTGCTGTCCCGCGAGGGCGTTGAGATCCCGACGCACGTCATTGGCATCCCCGATCACTTCTTTGACCACGCCTCGCAGTCGGCGCTGCGCAAGCACGCCGGTTTGGCACTGGATGATGTGGTTGCAGCCGCGAAGGACGTTGCCGGTCGCCGCGTAGCCGTTGAAGCCAACGTCACCCGTTCGTGA
- the rsmG gene encoding 16S rRNA (guanine(527)-N(7))-methyltransferase RsmG: MTDSLPLLKQWCDEHDLPLDGDTSTRLAAYLDVLLETNQVMNLTRITDPDDAQIKLLADSLDLLRFIPDDAHSVIDIGSGCGVPGMPIAIARPDLFVTLVDATAKKARFLDEAADKLGLTNVEAIQARAEELGRIPKRRERFAVATARAVARLATLAELTLPFVRLGGVAILPKGSAANDELVEATYAIGMLGGKPRGVFASNVEGTRIVVIDKVRATPAQFPRRTGLPNSSPLLSESPVSPGSSTPTGAA; the protein is encoded by the coding sequence GTGACCGACTCACTTCCACTCCTGAAGCAGTGGTGCGACGAACACGACCTGCCGCTCGACGGCGACACATCGACGCGCCTCGCAGCCTATCTGGATGTCCTGCTCGAAACCAATCAGGTGATGAACCTGACGCGCATCACTGACCCTGACGACGCGCAGATCAAGTTGCTGGCCGACTCGCTCGACCTCTTGCGCTTCATCCCCGATGACGCGCATTCAGTGATCGACATCGGCTCGGGCTGCGGGGTGCCCGGCATGCCGATCGCCATCGCCCGGCCCGACCTCTTCGTGACGCTTGTTGACGCAACGGCTAAGAAGGCCCGTTTCCTCGACGAGGCCGCCGACAAACTCGGATTGACAAACGTCGAAGCCATCCAGGCGCGTGCCGAAGAGTTGGGGCGCATTCCGAAGCGCCGTGAGCGGTTCGCTGTAGCCACGGCTCGTGCTGTCGCTCGACTGGCGACCCTCGCCGAGTTGACGCTGCCGTTCGTCCGCCTCGGCGGTGTCGCGATCCTGCCAAAGGGGAGCGCAGCCAACGATGAGCTGGTCGAAGCGACATACGCGATCGGCATGCTCGGCGGCAAGCCTCGCGGCGTCTTTGCATCCAACGTTGAAGGCACCCGCATCGTCGTCATCGACAAGGTGCGGGCAACGCCGGCGCAGTTCCCGCGCCGCACCGGCCTGCCCAATTCGAGCCCGCTGCTCAGCGAGTCGCCTGTCAGTCCGGGTTCCAGTACTCCGACTGGCGCTGCTTGA
- a CDS encoding class II histone deacetylase — protein MTNERKAGLVFSHRYLQHNTNPFRLPSGNSLPFVEPVDHPSNPRLVDRTMHLVDLSGLADDLVAVEPYMASEEAILACHTPELLERVKAADAAGKGDAGRGAPVGRGSYDIARLAAGGVMAAVDAVMTDGPKRVYALVRPPGHHAVADMGMGFCIFNNVAVAARHAQQKYGVERVMILDWDVHDGNGTQSIFYDDPSVLFFSFHQNELYPAGWGLIDQVGEGDGVGKTVNVPLPAGSGNAAYLAAMEEIVLPIARQFAPQLVIVSAGQDASASDPLGRMSVTTDGYRAMTQVMIDLAAECCDGRLVAAQEGGYSENYAPYCTLAIIETLAETRTDLEEPIAAERPPTWPQTTTVGLDARATLDSVKQRQSEYWNPD, from the coding sequence GTGACGAACGAGCGCAAGGCGGGGCTGGTCTTCAGCCACCGCTATTTGCAGCACAACACGAATCCGTTTCGGCTGCCGTCCGGGAATTCGCTTCCGTTCGTTGAGCCGGTCGATCATCCGTCCAATCCACGGCTTGTGGACCGGACGATGCACCTGGTCGATCTCAGCGGGCTGGCTGACGATCTCGTTGCGGTCGAGCCGTACATGGCGTCCGAGGAAGCGATCCTGGCTTGCCACACGCCGGAGCTGCTGGAGCGTGTTAAGGCAGCCGATGCCGCCGGGAAGGGTGATGCGGGGCGAGGCGCGCCGGTTGGACGTGGTTCGTACGACATTGCCCGGCTGGCTGCTGGTGGCGTGATGGCAGCAGTCGATGCCGTCATGACCGACGGGCCGAAGCGTGTCTACGCGCTCGTGCGTCCGCCGGGCCACCACGCCGTCGCCGACATGGGCATGGGCTTTTGCATCTTCAACAACGTGGCAGTTGCCGCGCGTCATGCGCAGCAGAAGTACGGCGTCGAGCGGGTCATGATCCTCGACTGGGATGTGCACGACGGCAACGGCACCCAGTCGATCTTCTACGACGACCCGAGCGTCCTGTTCTTCTCATTCCATCAGAACGAGCTGTATCCGGCTGGGTGGGGACTGATCGATCAGGTTGGCGAGGGCGATGGCGTCGGCAAAACGGTCAACGTGCCGCTGCCGGCCGGCTCCGGCAATGCGGCCTACCTCGCGGCGATGGAGGAGATCGTCCTGCCGATCGCGCGGCAGTTCGCGCCACAGCTCGTCATCGTGTCCGCCGGACAGGATGCGTCGGCGTCCGATCCGCTCGGGCGAATGTCAGTGACGACCGATGGCTACCGGGCGATGACGCAGGTGATGATCGACCTCGCTGCGGAATGCTGCGATGGCCGACTCGTCGCGGCGCAGGAGGGCGGCTACTCGGAGAACTACGCGCCGTACTGCACGCTGGCGATCATCGAGACGCTGGCGGAAACGCGGACAGACCTCGAAGAGCCGATTGCTGCCGAACGCCCACCGACCTGGCCTCAGACGACGACGGTGGGGCTGGATGCTCGGGCAACGCTCGACTCGGTCAAGCAGCGCCAGTCGGAGTACTGGAACCCGGACTGA